The following proteins come from a genomic window of Amphiura filiformis chromosome 16, Afil_fr2py, whole genome shotgun sequence:
- the LOC140135963 gene encoding uncharacterized protein has product MSSVKKLTIKRGLRSPFSRKSSKKDRDEKEQDYDDDVATTDSKKGGVSGVANGRKLSSVDMRESSSRSRKWPFKGKSVKQRSANGVKTETNGGNQVVLSDATNNTNPEPGSSGENLHKHNTALVEAKCDREAGYATAHQNGYHVRSMDHEQYVTPMRNLINHDDDDSTEKSPCCGKTNEHDATESSMICPGTMPPKDTDINDATSQQDFPSCPEENLAPRLPPKPPSLRGRKLSEDEVTTSSNEMVLPPRPPARQRNRTMGREPNPPHLRGIAAGDTGGQYETVKLDFPNTRSGGGLAAELAKLPRQPWYWGPLTQEEAEAKLRYCPDGSFLVRDSSDERYLLSLSFNSHGRTLHTRIEYRNGLFSLNDSEGHASIVELVELAVQESRSGVYGYMRDSLGIQSYPAQLKNWVSRFTELRPLQHLCRFVIREVYPRHHIQRLPLPRRIKEYILENQY; this is encoded by the coding sequence ATGTCTAGCGTCAAGAAATTGACTATCAAGAGGGGCTTGAGGTCCCCATTCAGCCGAAAAAGTAGCAAGAAAGATCGAGATGAAAAGGAACAAGATTACGATGATGATGTCGCAACTACCGATTCCAAGAAAGGTGGAGTTAGCGGTGTTGCAAATGGACGCAAATTATCATCAGTGGACATGCGAGAATCATCAAGTAGATCCCGCAAGTGGCCATTTAAAGGAAAATCAGTGAAACAACGTTCTGCAAATGGCGTTAAAACCGAAACTAATGGCGGAAATCAAGTAGTGTTATCCGATGCCACAAACAATACAAACCCGGAACCCGGAAGTAGTGGTGAGAATTTGCACAAACATAACACGGCTCTTGTTGAGGCGAAATGTGACCGTGAGGCTGGCTACGCAACAGCGCATCAAAATGGTTATCATGTTAGGTCTATGGATCATGAGCAATATGTCACTCCTATGCGAAATTTGATaaaccatgatgatgatgatagtactGAAAAATCACCTTGTTGTGGCAAAACAAATGAACATGATGCTACTGAGTCATCAATGATTTGTCCTGGAACTATGCCACCAAAAGACACTGATATAAATGATGCAACTTCCCAGCAAGATTTCCCATCATGTCCGGAAGAAAATTTAGCACCGAGACTTCCCCCTAAGCCTCCATCTTTAAGGGGCAGAAAACTTAGTGAGGATGAAGTCACAACATCATCAAATGAAATGGTATTGCCTCCAAGACCACCAGCACGGCAACGGAATCGCACTATGGGACGTGAACCGAACCCTCCGCATCTTCGAGGAATTGCAGCAGGAGATACCGGTGGACAATACGAAACTGTGAAACTGGACTTCCCGAATACTCGTTCAGGGGGTGGTTTGGCAGCCGAGCTTGCTAAACTTCCTCGTCAGCCTTGGTATTGGGGTCCTCTTACACAAGAGGAAGCGGAAGCAAAACTGAGATACTGTCCTGATGGATCATTTTTGGTGCGTGATAGTTCGGATGAAAGATACCTACTAAGTTTGAGCTTTAACTCTCATGGACGTACTCTGCACACACGGATTGAATACCGTAATGGATTGTTTAGCCTGAATGATTCGGAGGGCCACGCCTCTATCGTGGAACTTGTTGAGCTTGCTGTACAGGAATCGCGTAGTGGAGTTTATGGTTATATGAGGGACTCCTTAGGTATCCAGTCATATCCAGCTCAACTGAAGAACTGGGTGTCACGTTTTACAGAACTCCGGCCTCTACAACATCTATGTCGCTTTGTAATCCGAGAAGTTTATCCACGACACCACATCCAGAGGCTTCCACTCCCCAGAAGAATCAAGGAATATATCTTAGAAAATCAGTactaa